In Phaeobacter inhibens DSM 16374, the following proteins share a genomic window:
- the hemA gene encoding 5-aminolevulinate synthase, protein MDYTAKLDQAIDQLHTEGRYRTFIDIERQNGQFPHAVWTRPDGSKQDITVWCGNDYLGMGQHPVVLEAMHGAIDATGAGSGGTRNISGTTVYHKQLEAELADLHQKEAALLFTSAYIANDATLSTLPKLFPGLIIFSDALNHASMIEGVRRNGGAKRIFRHNDVAHLRELLAAADPAAPKLIAFESVYSMDGDFGPIAEICDLAEEFGALTYIDEVHAVGMYGARGGGVTERDGLIDRIDIVNGTLAKAYGVMGGYIAASAKMCDAIRSYAPGFIFTTSLAPAVAAGAAASVAYLKTAPELREQHQLQARILKMRLKGLGLPIIDHGSHIVPVIVGNPVHTQKLSDMLLSDHGIYVQPINFPTVPRGTERLRFTPSPVHGPKEINALVKAMDALWSHCALNRAEMAG, encoded by the coding sequence GTGGACTATACCGCGAAACTCGACCAAGCGATTGATCAGCTCCACACGGAAGGTCGCTATCGGACATTCATCGACATCGAACGGCAGAATGGCCAGTTTCCACATGCCGTCTGGACCCGTCCGGATGGCAGCAAACAGGATATCACCGTCTGGTGTGGCAATGACTATCTTGGCATGGGGCAACACCCTGTTGTGCTGGAAGCCATGCATGGCGCCATTGACGCCACCGGCGCAGGGTCCGGCGGCACCCGCAATATTTCAGGGACCACTGTCTATCACAAGCAGCTGGAAGCCGAGCTGGCGGATCTGCACCAGAAAGAAGCGGCGCTGCTGTTCACCTCAGCCTATATCGCCAATGATGCGACGCTGAGCACGCTGCCGAAACTGTTTCCCGGCCTCATCATTTTCTCCGATGCGCTGAACCACGCCTCGATGATCGAAGGGGTGCGGCGCAACGGTGGTGCCAAGCGTATTTTCCGCCACAATGATGTGGCGCATCTGCGGGAGTTGCTGGCAGCGGCGGACCCTGCTGCGCCGAAGCTGATCGCCTTTGAATCGGTCTACTCCATGGATGGGGATTTTGGTCCGATTGCGGAGATCTGTGATCTGGCGGAGGAATTTGGCGCGCTCACCTATATCGATGAGGTGCATGCGGTTGGCATGTATGGCGCGCGTGGCGGCGGCGTCACTGAGCGGGATGGTCTGATTGACCGCATCGACATCGTAAACGGCACCCTGGCGAAGGCCTATGGTGTGATGGGGGGCTATATCGCCGCATCGGCAAAAATGTGTGACGCGATCCGCTCTTACGCGCCGGGCTTCATCTTTACCACCTCGCTGGCGCCTGCGGTTGCGGCAGGGGCGGCGGCCTCTGTTGCCTATCTCAAGACCGCGCCGGAATTGCGCGAACAGCATCAGCTGCAGGCGCGTATCCTGAAGATGCGTCTGAAGGGGCTTGGCCTGCCAATCATTGATCACGGCAGCCATATTGTGCCGGTGATCGTTGGCAATCCGGTTCATACCCAGAAGCTGAGCGATATGCTGTTGTCAGATCACGGGATTTACGTCCAGCCAATCAACTTCCCGACAGTGCCGCGCGGCACCGAACGGCTGCGCTTTACCCCCTCTCCGGTGCATGGCCCAAAAGAGATCAACGCGCTGGTCAAGGCGATGGACGCGCTCTGGTCACATTGTGCGCTGAATCGTGCCGAAATGGCGGGCTGA
- a CDS encoding M48 family metalloprotease, with amino-acid sequence MLISHGAAMTFDRFSRLASIPALALAALCFVAGSLASSAQTASISLLRDPDIERGLNELAAPVLRAAGLNAKRVRVLVVNNGSFNAFVVDSQTIFIHYGLILKVDRPEMLQAVIAHEAAHITNGHLSRRMQNMRSARSAAGLGAALAVLAAAAGAGEAAAGIALGTQSSALRGFLAHTRAEEASADRTAAGILQRAGVSPRGLVDVHKIFAGQELLSPVNQDPYMRSHPLSRDRIRAAEAYLASHGDTAKPDANAIYWFARVRGKLSAFTRSPKWTLRRIADEPYKDVRLMREAIAHHRRNNLNKALRAIDGALALRPSDPYYQELKGQILMENRRWQPALAAYSRAVQQAGRDPLILASLGRAQLAAGQPKAAIKSLEAARARDFRNAAMLRDMAQAYAKLGQSGMAALATAERYALQGRLKDAGLHAKRATAQLPTGSTAWRRAQDVLIAAEQNEKRKSR; translated from the coding sequence ATGTTGATCTCCCATGGTGCGGCCATGACCTTTGACCGCTTCTCCCGCCTCGCGTCAATCCCGGCTCTGGCCCTTGCTGCGCTCTGTTTCGTCGCGGGATCCCTGGCGTCCTCCGCGCAGACAGCCTCGATTTCGCTGCTGCGCGATCCCGATATTGAACGCGGACTGAATGAGCTGGCAGCCCCAGTGCTGCGCGCCGCAGGTCTGAATGCGAAACGGGTCCGGGTGCTGGTCGTCAATAATGGTTCCTTCAATGCCTTTGTCGTCGATTCTCAAACGATTTTCATCCATTACGGGCTGATCCTAAAGGTAGACCGCCCCGAGATGCTGCAAGCCGTGATCGCCCATGAGGCGGCCCATATCACCAATGGCCACTTGTCGCGGCGGATGCAGAACATGCGTTCGGCCCGCTCTGCAGCTGGCCTTGGGGCTGCACTTGCTGTCCTGGCTGCCGCCGCTGGCGCAGGCGAGGCCGCAGCAGGCATCGCCCTTGGCACGCAATCCTCTGCCCTGCGCGGGTTTCTGGCCCACACCCGCGCCGAGGAAGCCTCCGCCGACCGCACCGCTGCAGGCATCTTGCAACGAGCCGGGGTCAGCCCGCGCGGGCTGGTCGATGTCCATAAGATCTTTGCCGGGCAAGAGCTGCTGAGCCCGGTCAATCAGGATCCCTACATGCGCTCGCATCCGCTGAGCCGGGATCGGATCCGCGCCGCCGAAGCCTATCTGGCAAGCCACGGCGACACTGCCAAACCCGATGCCAATGCAATCTATTGGTTCGCCCGGGTGCGCGGCAAGCTGTCGGCCTTTACCCGCTCACCCAAATGGACCCTGCGCCGGATCGCGGATGAACCTTACAAGGACGTACGCCTTATGCGAGAGGCCATCGCCCACCATCGGCGCAACAACCTGAACAAGGCTCTGCGCGCTATCGACGGCGCCCTCGCCCTGCGCCCCTCTGATCCCTATTATCAGGAGTTGAAGGGCCAGATTCTGATGGAGAACCGCCGCTGGCAACCAGCCCTTGCCGCCTATAGTCGCGCGGTGCAGCAGGCGGGGCGTGACCCGCTGATCCTCGCCAGTCTTGGGCGCGCGCAATTGGCCGCAGGCCAGCCCAAGGCGGCAATCAAGTCGCTGGAAGCCGCCCGCGCACGGGATTTTCGCAATGCCGCAATGCTGCGGGACATGGCGCAGGCCTACGCGAAACTTGGCCAGTCCGGCATGGCTGCACTGGCCACCGCCGAACGCTATGCGCTACAGGGACGGCTGAAGGACGCAGGGCTGCATGCCAAACGCGCAACCGCCCAACTGCCCACCGGATCCACTGCCTGGCGACGTGCACAAGACGTGCTGATCGCTGCTGAACAAAACGAAAAAAGGAAATCAAGATGA
- a CDS encoding helix-turn-helix domain-containing protein, whose product MIGRLTQRKSKTHDESTGPRSFDDYELRLGDIMRGERATMGKSLLDVQRELRIKASYIAAIENSDPTVFDTPGFIAGYVRSYARYLNMNPDTTFDSFCQESGFQVAHGMSAEASVRKSAGAPIATGMGGLRSDAFTSPNTPFVPAASGVFSQIELRAVGSLAVLVALIGGIGYGGWAVLKEVQQVQMAPVEQTPIVLADLDPLAGASRDAEVQNEDPALEALDRLYRPQALDVPVLVPRDGPIATLDPRGFGNFAMPELPSVVLADASLSAEAPLPAMPQVVEETAPALQMVAVRPSWVQVTAVDGSVIFETIMEPGQHFEIPATEEAPLLRTGESGAIYFAVNGAHYGPVGDRGQVTKNVVLSSDALTERFALADLSEDRNSALATLVAELQASSLPVDPVETISE is encoded by the coding sequence ATGATCGGGCGCCTTACTCAGCGCAAATCGAAGACGCACGACGAATCGACAGGGCCGCGAAGCTTTGACGATTACGAGCTTCGATTGGGTGACATTATGCGTGGTGAACGGGCCACGATGGGCAAGTCGCTGCTGGATGTTCAACGTGAGCTGCGGATCAAAGCCTCCTATATCGCTGCTATCGAGAATTCTGACCCGACTGTCTTTGACACGCCGGGTTTTATTGCGGGCTATGTGCGGTCTTATGCGCGTTACCTCAATATGAACCCTGACACCACGTTCGACAGTTTCTGTCAGGAGAGCGGGTTTCAGGTGGCGCATGGTATGTCGGCAGAGGCCTCGGTGCGCAAATCCGCCGGTGCGCCGATTGCAACCGGCATGGGTGGGTTGCGCAGTGATGCGTTCACCTCGCCCAATACCCCCTTTGTTCCCGCAGCCAGCGGCGTCTTCAGCCAGATCGAGCTGCGTGCGGTAGGCTCACTTGCGGTGCTGGTCGCGCTGATCGGTGGCATCGGCTATGGCGGGTGGGCCGTCCTGAAGGAAGTGCAGCAGGTGCAGATGGCACCGGTTGAGCAGACCCCCATCGTGTTGGCCGATCTGGATCCGCTGGCGGGGGCGAGTCGTGACGCGGAAGTTCAGAATGAGGATCCCGCACTGGAGGCGCTTGACCGGCTCTACCGTCCGCAGGCGTTGGATGTGCCGGTTCTGGTGCCTCGCGACGGCCCGATTGCCACCCTTGATCCGCGCGGCTTTGGCAATTTTGCCATGCCGGAGCTGCCGTCGGTTGTGCTGGCGGATGCCAGCCTCAGTGCCGAGGCGCCGCTGCCTGCGATGCCGCAGGTTGTCGAAGAAACGGCGCCGGCCCTGCAGATGGTTGCGGTGCGCCCCTCCTGGGTTCAAGTCACCGCCGTGGATGGCAGTGTGATTTTCGAAACCATCATGGAACCGGGCCAGCATTTTGAAATCCCCGCCACCGAAGAGGCACCGTTGCTGCGCACAGGCGAAAGCGGCGCGATCTATTTTGCGGTGAACGGCGCCCATTACGGCCCGGTCGGCGATCGGGGGCAGGTGACCAAGAATGTGGTGCTGTCCTCGGATGCGCTCACCGAGCGTTTTGCGCTCGCCGACCTCAGCGAAGATCGCAACAGTGCGCTCGCCACGCTGGTGGCGGAATTGCAGGCCAGCAGCCTGCCCGTCGACCCGGTCGAGACCATCAGCGAGTAG
- the ispG gene encoding flavodoxin-dependent (E)-4-hydroxy-3-methylbut-2-enyl-diphosphate synthase, protein MSINHIRPWRHIERRKSRQIHVGNVPVGGDAPIAVQTMTNTPTTDVAATVAQVQAAAEAGADIVRVSVPDEASSKALKEIVRESPVPIVADIHFHYKRGIEAAEAGAACLRINPGNIGDEKRVAEVIRAAKDHNCSIRIGVNAGSLEKHLLDKYGEPCPEAMVESGLDHIRILQDHDFHEFKISVKASDVFMSAAAYQQLAEATDAPIHLGITEAGGFVSGTIKSAIGLGQLLWMGIGDTLRVSLSADPVEEVKVGFEILKSLGLRHRGVNIISCPSCARQGFDVIKTVEALEKRLEHVKTPMSLSIIGCVVNGPGEALMTDVGFTGGGAGSGMVYLAGKASHKMSNAQMVDHIVEEVEKKAAQLDAEAAAAE, encoded by the coding sequence ATGTCGATCAACCATATTCGCCCCTGGCGCCATATCGAACGCCGCAAGAGCCGCCAGATCCATGTGGGCAATGTGCCTGTCGGCGGCGATGCGCCGATTGCGGTACAAACCATGACCAATACGCCGACCACCGATGTGGCCGCAACGGTGGCGCAGGTTCAGGCCGCAGCAGAGGCCGGCGCGGATATTGTCCGGGTGTCGGTCCCGGATGAGGCGTCCTCCAAGGCACTGAAGGAGATCGTTCGCGAAAGCCCGGTGCCCATCGTTGCCGATATCCATTTCCACTACAAACGCGGCATCGAGGCGGCTGAGGCCGGGGCCGCCTGCCTGCGCATCAACCCTGGTAATATCGGTGATGAGAAACGCGTGGCCGAGGTGATCAGAGCGGCCAAGGATCACAATTGCTCCATTCGCATCGGGGTGAATGCGGGGTCGCTGGAAAAACATCTTCTGGACAAATACGGGGAACCCTGTCCGGAGGCGATGGTGGAGTCGGGCCTCGATCATATCCGCATTCTGCAGGACCATGATTTCCATGAATTCAAGATCTCGGTGAAGGCGTCTGACGTCTTCATGTCGGCGGCGGCCTACCAGCAGCTGGCCGAGGCAACCGATGCGCCGATCCACCTTGGCATCACCGAGGCGGGTGGCTTTGTTTCCGGCACCATCAAATCGGCGATCGGCCTGGGCCAGCTCTTGTGGATGGGCATCGGCGACACCTTGCGGGTCAGCCTTTCTGCCGATCCGGTGGAGGAAGTGAAAGTCGGCTTTGAGATCCTCAAATCCCTCGGCCTGCGCCACCGCGGCGTCAATATCATCTCCTGCCCCAGCTGCGCTCGGCAGGGGTTTGATGTGATCAAGACGGTGGAGGCGCTCGAAAAACGCCTGGAGCATGTGAAAACCCCGATGAGCCTCAGCATCATCGGCTGTGTGGTGAATGGCCCGGGGGAGGCGCTTATGACGGATGTCGGCTTCACCGGCGGCGGCGCGGGTTCCGGCATGGTCTATCTGGCGGGCAAGGCCAGCCATAAGATGTCCAACGCGCAGATGGTGGATCATATCGTCGAAGAGGTGGAGAAAAAGGCGGCTCAGCTGGATGCTGAGGCAGCTGCGGCGGAATAG
- a CDS encoding DsbA family protein: MTRLTRLPAVSAAALALGLMVAPAVQALDLSKMSDDERAAFGAEVRAYLLENPEVILEAVNKLEQQQAADEAARDDALVSENLTALHDDGYSWVGGNPNGDITLVEFMDYRCGYCRRAAPEVEQLVSGDGNIRLIIKEFPILGEASVLTSRFAIATRLVAGDDAYKDVHDALITLSGEPNEGTLRRLAEGLDLDADAILARMSDPEIARQLQDTRALAQQLAISGTPTFVLGDELLRGYLPADQMEIMVADIREKRS, encoded by the coding sequence ATGACCCGTTTGACCCGCCTCCCCGCAGTTTCTGCCGCGGCACTGGCCCTTGGGCTGATGGTTGCCCCTGCTGTTCAGGCACTGGATCTCAGCAAGATGAGCGACGACGAGCGTGCCGCATTTGGCGCCGAGGTCCGCGCCTATCTGCTGGAAAATCCGGAGGTGATCCTGGAAGCCGTCAACAAGCTGGAACAACAGCAAGCCGCCGATGAGGCTGCCCGTGATGATGCGCTGGTCTCTGAAAACCTGACAGCCCTGCATGATGACGGCTATTCCTGGGTCGGCGGCAATCCCAATGGCGATATCACCTTGGTGGAATTCATGGATTATCGCTGTGGCTACTGCCGTCGCGCCGCCCCCGAGGTCGAACAGCTGGTATCAGGTGACGGCAATATCCGCCTGATCATCAAGGAATTTCCGATCTTGGGCGAGGCCTCGGTGCTGACCTCCCGCTTTGCCATCGCCACCCGGCTGGTGGCTGGGGATGATGCCTACAAGGACGTCCATGACGCGCTGATCACCCTCAGCGGTGAGCCAAATGAGGGCACATTGCGCCGTCTCGCCGAAGGGCTGGATCTGGACGCGGATGCGATCCTCGCGCGGATGTCCGATCCCGAGATTGCGCGTCAGCTGCAAGACACCCGCGCGCTGGCGCAGCAGCTGGCAATCTCCGGCACGCCGACCTTCGTTCTGGGTGATGAGCTGCTGCGTGGCTATCTGCCTGCTGACCAGATGGAAATCATGGTCGCCGATATTCGCGAAAAGCGCAGCTGA
- a CDS encoding pyridoxal phosphate-dependent aminotransferase encodes MRNSSRSNVDPFIVMDVMEAARRAEEAGRHIIHMEVGQPSTGAPVAAREALAKALDHDSLGYTVALGLPALRKRIAQLYGEWYNVDLNPERVVITPGSSGAFLLSFTALFDSGDRVGIGAPGYPSYRQILHALGLTPVDIETSLDHRLQPVPQDLTGLDLAGLMVASPANPTGTMLDKPAMAALIDAAQGQGAAFISDEIYHGIEYEAKAVTALEVTDECYVINSFSKYFSMTGWRVGWMVVPEDHVRVVERIAQNMFICAPHASQVAALAAMDCRDELEGNLAVYARNRALMLEGLPKAGFDRIAPPDGAFYVYADVSELTHDSRAFAQEILDEAGVAVTPGLDFDPKRGATTLRFSYARATADIEEGLTRLAAFMAARRG; translated from the coding sequence ATGCGAAACTCAAGCCGGTCCAACGTCGATCCCTTCATTGTGATGGATGTCATGGAGGCCGCCCGCCGCGCCGAAGAGGCAGGGCGCCACATCATCCATATGGAGGTGGGCCAGCCATCCACTGGCGCGCCCGTTGCCGCGCGTGAAGCGCTGGCCAAGGCCTTGGATCACGACAGTCTGGGCTACACTGTGGCGCTGGGTCTGCCTGCGCTGCGCAAACGGATCGCGCAGTTATATGGCGAATGGTATAATGTTGATCTGAACCCTGAGCGGGTGGTGATTACCCCCGGATCATCCGGAGCTTTCCTGCTCAGCTTTACTGCGCTGTTTGACAGTGGTGATCGGGTGGGCATCGGCGCGCCGGGCTATCCCTCCTACCGTCAGATCCTGCATGCGCTGGGGCTGACACCCGTTGATATTGAAACCTCGCTGGATCACCGCCTGCAACCGGTGCCGCAGGATTTGACGGGGCTGGATCTGGCGGGGCTGATGGTGGCCTCTCCGGCCAATCCCACCGGCACCATGCTGGACAAGCCTGCGATGGCGGCCTTGATCGACGCGGCACAGGGGCAGGGGGCGGCGTTCATCTCGGACGAGATCTATCACGGCATCGAATATGAGGCGAAGGCGGTGACGGCGCTTGAGGTGACGGATGAGTGCTATGTGATCAACTCGTTTTCCAAGTATTTTTCCATGACCGGCTGGCGCGTTGGTTGGATGGTGGTGCCGGAGGATCATGTGCGGGTGGTCGAACGCATCGCGCAGAACATGTTCATCTGTGCGCCCCATGCAAGTCAGGTTGCGGCCTTGGCAGCGATGGATTGCCGCGACGAGCTGGAGGGCAATCTTGCCGTTTATGCGCGCAATCGCGCGCTGATGCTGGAAGGTCTGCCAAAAGCAGGCTTTGATCGGATCGCGCCACCGGATGGGGCGTTCTATGTCTATGCGGATGTGTCTGAGCTGACCCATGACAGCCGCGCCTTTGCCCAGGAAATTCTGGACGAGGCCGGGGTGGCGGTGACGCCGGGGCTGGATTTTGATCCCAAGCGTGGCGCGACCACATTGCGGTTTTCCTATGCGCGCGCCACGGCGGATATCGAAGAGGGCCTGACGCGGCTCGCCGCGTTCATGGCAGCGCGTCGGGGCTGA